A single region of the Enterococcus mundtii genome encodes:
- a CDS encoding TIR domain-containing protein has product MSVNTYQQKEKSLLNDIARLERNLANEQKNITTCEKKIVSNQSIIARSKNASTIRTKQRTIEIETRKLVQIKKKIADLSSKLARKRKELGDNQIKLTKATQTENGKLQKKLQNSYGEQLKTMRQLQQEEIKVIHSDVLNDPSLSDKEYDVFISYASEDSNYVDKLESAFNDAGFSIWQDRRSIGWGNSIRQSIDNGLIKSKFGLVVISSDYIQKYWTNYELDGILSKESSTGRQMILPLWHNVTKDEVDSKSPSLSNRLALDTRLNTISDIIESFKNLIE; this is encoded by the coding sequence ATGTCAGTAAATACTTATCAGCAAAAAGAAAAATCTCTCTTAAACGACATAGCTCGTTTGGAAAGAAATTTGGCAAACGAGCAAAAAAATATTACTACTTGCGAAAAAAAGATTGTTTCAAACCAATCAATTATTGCTCGTTCTAAAAATGCTTCAACCATTCGAACTAAGCAACGTACAATTGAAATAGAGACTAGAAAGCTTGTTCAAATTAAAAAGAAAATTGCAGACCTCTCTTCAAAGTTAGCAAGAAAGAGAAAAGAATTAGGTGATAATCAAATTAAACTTACCAAAGCAACACAGACAGAAAATGGTAAATTGCAAAAAAAATTACAAAACTCTTACGGAGAACAACTCAAAACAATGCGGCAATTACAGCAAGAAGAGATTAAAGTCATTCATTCGGATGTCTTAAATGACCCTTCTCTTTCTGATAAAGAGTATGATGTTTTTATCTCTTATGCTTCCGAAGATTCAAATTATGTTGATAAATTGGAATCAGCCTTTAATGATGCTGGATTTTCAATATGGCAAGATAGAAGAAGTATTGGCTGGGGAAACTCAATAAGACAATCGATTGATAATGGATTAATTAAATCAAAATTTGGCCTAGTTGTCATTTCTTCAGACTACATCCAAAAATATTGGACTAACTACGAATTAGATGGAATCTTAAGCAAAGAAAGTTCTACGGGTCGTCAAATGATTTTACCGCTTTGGCATAACGTTACTAAAGATGAGGTTGATTCAAAAAGCCCTTCCCTTTCTAATAGATTAGCTTTAGATACCAGACTTAACACTATAAGCGATATTATTGAATCATTTAAAAATTTAATCGAATAA
- a CDS encoding N-acetylmuramoyl-L-alanine amidase has product MTKIQDLRGDSRILGPTNAKRNVSQVTKIARHHSATTTGDVWAFQNHWNGTLGWGTGGYHEIILRDGTVQWCYFDNDVTNGISGHNTPTYHICLVGNGSFTAEQEKAFEERAKAAMQRFGLSVNDVLGHNEFSGHASNICPGINMNTVRERLRSGNNLTHDQIILVSPPKTSGNYVGKLEVFNELRLGTFRIAGWLVPQNGAAYLNQGYVFWMDADNPNVEIGRCKSAGIIRDDVNAAYGLPSGLRFGLDGTLDIRKFAGKRVFPMLRRTNDPNGNTINGQTVDIRFPEYVLTIPKR; this is encoded by the coding sequence ATGACAAAAATCCAAGATTTAAGAGGCGATTCAAGAATTTTAGGACCAACCAATGCCAAAAGAAATGTTTCTCAAGTAACTAAAATTGCTCGTCACCATTCTGCAACAACAACCGGAGACGTTTGGGCGTTTCAGAACCATTGGAATGGCACATTAGGCTGGGGAACAGGTGGCTATCATGAAATCATTTTACGAGATGGTACCGTACAATGGTGCTACTTCGATAATGATGTGACAAATGGTATAAGTGGACATAATACACCAACTTACCACATTTGCCTTGTTGGCAATGGCTCATTTACAGCTGAACAAGAAAAAGCATTTGAAGAACGAGCAAAGGCGGCTATGCAACGTTTTGGTTTATCCGTCAACGATGTACTAGGGCATAACGAATTCAGCGGCCATGCCTCGAATATCTGTCCAGGTATCAATATGAATACGGTTCGTGAACGATTACGATCTGGGAATAACTTAACGCATGATCAAATTATTTTAGTGAGCCCACCAAAAACGAGTGGGAACTATGTAGGTAAGTTAGAAGTGTTCAACGAGTTACGACTAGGTACATTCCGGATTGCTGGATGGTTGGTTCCGCAAAATGGTGCAGCGTATTTAAATCAGGGATATGTCTTCTGGATGGATGCCGACAATCCGAATGTCGAAATTGGACGTTGTAAATCAGCCGGTATTATCAGAGATGATGTGAATGCAGCATATGGATTACCTAGTGGCCTGCGATTTGGTTTGGATGGCACACTAGATATCCGAAAATTTGCAGGGAAAAGAGTCTTTCCGATGTTACGACGAACAAACGATCCGAATGGAAATACGATCAATGGACAAACAGTCGACATTCGATTCCCTGAGTATGTTTTGACGATTCCTAAGCGATAA
- a CDS encoding holin, translated as MTEILAAASIITPLVVGVTGLIKTQMKDYKLLPVINVIAGILLGVLYAVTLAPQDLAIYAWAGAVSGLAAGGLFDLGNSVIQSEE; from the coding sequence ATGACAGAAATCTTAGCTGCTGCAAGTATTATTACACCACTAGTCGTCGGTGTCACAGGGTTAATTAAAACACAAATGAAGGATTACAAACTCTTGCCCGTGATCAATGTGATTGCGGGTATTTTGTTAGGTGTTTTATACGCAGTGACCCTAGCACCACAAGATTTAGCGATTTACGCATGGGCCGGAGCTGTTTCAGGATTAGCCGCTGGTGGATTATTTGATTTAGGAAACAGTGTTATTCAGTCGGAAGAATGA
- a CDS encoding XkdX family protein codes for MFSYEQIERMYRQGFFTAEQVRMFVPLAISEKQLKKLLREVE; via the coding sequence ATGTTTAGTTATGAACAAATTGAACGAATGTATCGCCAAGGTTTTTTCACTGCCGAACAAGTCCGAATGTTTGTGCCGTTAGCAATTTCTGAAAAACAATTAAAAAAACTACTGAGAGAAGTAGAATAG
- a CDS encoding BppU family phage baseplate upper protein, translating to MEENQFFKVANKPIVIDTVQQAIIDNGTTFYSHDRGTAKIDFFLKNEGVAFSIPKGTLIPIRLTFPLETAEDGLARHDYLAVVDDPVNGHVHVVLEENILGYQGVVEGSVYVNFPNQQSLDTAGRFRFRIHRSPLEETTNEIDAYYFNGFNWFAQQVEELTDSTKQEIEKLFARANDQSVSLEEKVKMLDEKINQTEQQINELGNLKRMYSNSIDFGNFDYSGNPNLAMTDSDTFKWGDGGAVTYENGEYTVVMDGSGRLVKWNTNPETSVYLKDKTQYTMSCEMYVGADYTGDVTQVFANYAYTDGGQVLIQTSRLPRDVPRNTWVTVKGTSTIDYQGREPKVLYFTWQTVSNTTIPTGTLKIRKLKIEEGADATPHQPNLLIAPYQISKVPLNANLGNKEQPFPYSSNAWLFYAKDMTENFIVGQPYTLTLKGTKPTTQSFRVYITGQESRCRIDDMLPVEGVADTWRITFTPTADNLTGSASPSNLRIYQMPSGTTGAVRIDWIKIEKGDTATPPIAFYKYFGEGLKDSNNLYDYSWDVTPEYTEKRLNDKVSLTEPQSIEGTKDFCDHPYIEGERISTEKFGISLIGGRLVGVPVSNGTVLNWGNPYAYDNERSKTNDLFTLSEDNKTLTILKNCALQFVGKFTCQTNDDSYHAYLGMRVNGASDWRVAGIAGSLNWRNDVGWFCVRKFNAGEHVTLVTETNFTTASVNNWGVDQVYIKEVLVT from the coding sequence ATGGAAGAAAATCAGTTTTTTAAGGTGGCAAACAAACCCATTGTTATTGATACGGTCCAACAAGCTATCATTGACAACGGGACCACCTTTTATTCTCATGACCGTGGAACGGCAAAAATCGACTTCTTTTTAAAAAATGAAGGAGTGGCTTTTTCTATCCCGAAAGGAACACTTATTCCAATTCGATTAACGTTTCCTTTGGAGACGGCCGAGGATGGGCTAGCGAGACATGATTATTTAGCTGTGGTAGATGATCCGGTCAATGGTCATGTGCATGTTGTATTAGAAGAGAATATTTTAGGGTATCAGGGAGTTGTAGAGGGTTCTGTTTATGTAAACTTTCCAAATCAACAGTCCCTTGATACTGCTGGACGATTTAGGTTCAGGATCCATCGTAGTCCTTTGGAAGAAACGACAAATGAAATTGATGCCTATTACTTCAATGGGTTTAATTGGTTTGCCCAGCAAGTCGAAGAATTGACGGATTCAACCAAACAGGAGATTGAAAAACTATTTGCTCGAGCAAATGACCAATCGGTTAGTTTGGAAGAAAAAGTAAAAATGCTGGATGAAAAAATTAATCAAACTGAGCAACAAATCAACGAGCTAGGTAATCTAAAACGGATGTACTCAAACAGCATTGATTTTGGTAATTTCGACTATTCAGGGAATCCTAACCTAGCTATGACTGACTCAGATACATTTAAATGGGGAGACGGTGGTGCGGTAACATATGAAAACGGTGAATATACCGTTGTAATGGACGGTAGTGGAAGATTAGTCAAATGGAATACTAACCCGGAAACAAGTGTGTACTTAAAGGATAAAACACAGTATACGATGAGTTGCGAAATGTATGTGGGGGCTGATTATACAGGGGATGTTACACAAGTTTTTGCTAACTATGCTTATACAGATGGTGGACAAGTTCTTATACAAACTTCACGATTACCACGTGATGTGCCTAGAAATACATGGGTTACGGTGAAAGGGACTTCGACTATAGATTATCAAGGCCGTGAGCCTAAAGTATTATATTTTACTTGGCAAACGGTAAGTAACACGACAATCCCAACAGGAACACTTAAAATAAGAAAGCTAAAAATAGAAGAAGGTGCAGATGCTACACCGCATCAACCTAATCTATTAATTGCACCTTATCAGATTTCAAAAGTACCATTGAATGCTAATTTGGGTAATAAGGAACAACCCTTCCCATACTCATCTAATGCTTGGCTTTTTTACGCTAAGGATATGACAGAAAACTTTATTGTAGGACAACCCTATACGTTAACATTGAAAGGTACGAAACCTACCACACAATCATTTAGAGTATACATTACAGGTCAAGAGAGTAGATGTAGGATAGATGATATGTTACCAGTAGAGGGCGTAGCAGATACTTGGAGAATTACTTTTACACCAACAGCGGATAACCTAACAGGTAGTGCCTCACCAAGTAACCTAAGGATATATCAGATGCCTTCTGGAACAACAGGGGCTGTCAGAATTGATTGGATAAAAATAGAAAAAGGAGATACGGCAACACCACCAATCGCATTCTACAAGTACTTTGGTGAAGGTTTGAAAGACAGTAATAATCTATACGACTATAGCTGGGATGTTACACCTGAGTACACTGAAAAAAGATTGAACGACAAAGTAAGTCTGACAGAGCCACAGTCTATTGAAGGAACAAAGGATTTTTGTGACCATCCTTATATTGAAGGTGAACGTATATCAACTGAAAAGTTTGGAATATCCTTAATTGGTGGAAGATTAGTAGGAGTACCTGTTTCGAATGGCACTGTTTTAAATTGGGGTAATCCGTATGCTTATGATAATGAGCGATCAAAAACGAATGATTTATTTACACTATCTGAAGATAATAAAACTTTAACGATTCTAAAAAACTGTGCGCTCCAATTTGTCGGTAAATTTACCTGTCAAACGAACGATGACAGTTACCATGCTTATCTTGGGATGCGTGTAAACGGAGCGAGCGACTGGCGTGTAGCTGGTATCGCTGGTTCATTGAATTGGCGCAATGATGTTGGCTGGTTTTGTGTAAGAAAGTTTAATGCTGGAGAACATGTCACGCTTGTGACAGAAACTAATTTTACCACTGCTTCAGTGAATAATTGGGGTGTTGATCAAGTGTATATCAAAGAAGTTTTGGTAACATAA
- a CDS encoding phage tail protein, whose protein sequence is MLTIRNYEETQEELLTDYDQGSFYENWQMNETWEVGFVIRKTVRNSVVYDLVTYESSVIFQGQQFVIKEMQESAVGEAVYKRVVATHVYYTIQHGYQYNKITGRRTPMQLLMHILGTGARGFTWQLSGGFPATDKENFGDANYLRLINEVLQDFRLVVVPDNKHLRFMSADAFGKKVHEPIRFKHNTDEVTFDIDTYNLKTQIRGFGALKEGVETDNPRESDYVFPPVTLTSQESAKWGIRIQDPVRDERYHHQESMMERLRNELQDTPNISGVVKLKWKTPIQKGDHVPFIYEPMGISTYIQVVGLKTFPLVPKKPPEVVLSNTKKTMTKLLVQLRQKGVV, encoded by the coding sequence ATGTTAACGATTCGAAATTATGAAGAAACACAAGAAGAACTCCTGACCGATTACGATCAGGGGTCTTTTTATGAAAACTGGCAAATGAACGAAACGTGGGAAGTCGGTTTTGTTATTCGAAAAACAGTTCGAAATAGTGTTGTGTATGATTTAGTGACTTACGAGTCTTCTGTCATCTTTCAAGGCCAACAATTTGTCATCAAAGAAATGCAAGAGTCGGCAGTTGGAGAAGCGGTGTATAAAAGAGTAGTGGCGACACATGTCTATTACACGATTCAACACGGGTATCAATACAATAAAATTACGGGTCGGCGAACCCCGATGCAACTCTTGATGCACATACTAGGAACAGGTGCTCGTGGTTTTACTTGGCAGTTAAGCGGTGGGTTTCCAGCAACCGATAAGGAAAACTTTGGAGATGCGAATTATTTACGGTTGATCAATGAAGTCCTACAGGACTTTCGTTTAGTTGTTGTTCCGGATAATAAACATTTACGCTTTATGTCTGCAGATGCGTTTGGAAAAAAAGTCCATGAGCCGATTCGATTTAAGCATAATACGGATGAAGTGACATTCGATATCGACACGTACAACTTAAAAACCCAGATTCGTGGATTTGGCGCATTAAAAGAAGGTGTGGAAACAGATAATCCTCGGGAGAGTGATTATGTTTTTCCTCCAGTCACACTTACCAGTCAAGAATCGGCAAAATGGGGGATTCGAATTCAAGATCCTGTTCGAGATGAACGCTATCATCATCAGGAAAGTATGATGGAACGCTTAAGAAATGAACTACAAGATACACCAAATATTTCAGGTGTTGTTAAGTTGAAGTGGAAGACGCCAATACAAAAAGGCGATCATGTTCCCTTTATTTACGAGCCGATGGGAATTTCTACGTATATCCAAGTAGTTGGGCTTAAAACATTTCCCTTAGTACCGAAGAAACCACCTGAAGTGGTTCTCTCGAACACTAAAAAAACAATGACGAAACTATTGGTTCAATTACGACAGAAAGGAGTGGTGTAA
- a CDS encoding phage tail family protein codes for MHDETQIYLICEEGTIHFNALFEGIRIADVGPGSPEPVYHFEQFSGSDGSRLVNFAYDSFPFFLVFRLASRNLYDWRLVVNEMRSLFYREDPYYICYSGEPGKRFRVVPEPWEVQKIMPQKGMFALSFTVFPGSSESIASTQSNFDLEEDWQFSQGLVAEEYQYTHETSRFTIFNGGDFTIDPREHDLTIRIEGESDGEFILFNRTTGDRFIYYPPLHRRYGESLVLESVYPRKNGVSCGIDTNHGVITLAPGENHIELQNISRVKSEWDFRFLYK; via the coding sequence TTGCATGATGAAACACAAATTTATTTAATCTGTGAAGAAGGAACTATCCATTTCAACGCTTTATTTGAAGGGATAAGGATTGCAGATGTGGGCCCGGGTTCTCCTGAGCCTGTGTATCATTTTGAACAATTTTCAGGAAGCGATGGAAGTCGCCTGGTTAACTTTGCCTACGACAGCTTTCCATTCTTCTTGGTTTTCCGATTGGCTTCGCGAAATCTGTACGATTGGCGACTGGTCGTTAACGAGATGAGAAGTTTATTTTACAGAGAGGATCCTTACTACATTTGCTATTCTGGAGAGCCTGGGAAACGATTTAGAGTTGTTCCGGAGCCCTGGGAAGTACAAAAAATCATGCCTCAAAAAGGAATGTTCGCCCTTTCTTTCACGGTGTTCCCTGGGAGCTCCGAATCAATCGCAAGTACTCAGTCTAACTTTGACTTAGAAGAGGACTGGCAATTTTCACAAGGTTTAGTGGCAGAAGAGTATCAATATACCCATGAAACGAGTCGGTTTACTATTTTTAACGGGGGAGATTTCACGATTGATCCCAGAGAACATGACTTAACGATTCGAATCGAAGGGGAATCAGACGGAGAGTTTATCTTGTTCAATCGAACCACCGGTGATCGTTTTATTTATTACCCGCCACTGCATCGTCGCTACGGAGAATCTTTAGTGCTAGAAAGTGTCTATCCGCGTAAAAATGGGGTCTCTTGCGGTATTGATACGAACCATGGAGTGATTACATTAGCACCCGGCGAAAATCACATTGAATTACAAAATATCAGTCGTGTGAAATCCGAATGGGATTTCCGATTTCTTTATAAGTAG